TCTCAATATCAAAGGAAAAGCCTCCATCTTCATCCGTAGTTTCCCAAGCCAGAATGGCCTTGTTATTTTGCCTGTTTACATTTATGGAAACGAATTTGACCGGCAAAGGTGTTACAGGAACAAAATTTACCAGATAATCTTCTGTTTCTCCCAATGAAAGATTGTCACAGGAATTAAAGTTTTGATAGAAATAATTTGATCTGATACGAATTCTGGTGGTGAGAGAAATTTGATTATCCGGAATTTTAAAGGTTCCTGAAAAGCTGGCGCTTGGTGAAGTTTTTGTTTCCGCAATTAACTCATCGGCAGAAAGCTCGCCATCATTATTATAATCAATCCAGGCCTTAATGTGCTGAGCAAAGTTATAGCCAATCAACGAAAAATTAAATGCATAGCTTTGTCCGATGACAAGCTGAGGAACAGGAGCTGAGGAATTAAAAGTATAACCGCCCGTTGCGCAATCCGAGCCTACACTTAATGGAATATTATTAATTGAAATAGAGTTTAGTCCGACGCCTATGGCTTTGGAACACTGATCAACTGGCTGACAATAGGTTGGTTGATCATTATTCGTAGCGAAAGTTTGGATTTCCGTATACGCTGAACAGTTGCCTTTTACCCGCCAGTTGTAAGTAGTATTAGGGAGTAAATTGGAAAGCAGTATCGAATTTTTTGTAGTCTGAATTTCAGTCCAGTTTCCTGTTGAATTTTCTGTTTTATATTGAATGGTATGACTGGTATTCGATCCGCTGAAATTCCATTGCAAACGTGAACTCCGGGCGGCGATGTTATAAGCCAGCAAGTCGGAAGGCACACTGTTTGAAACAGGTAAGGCTTCATTATTTGAAATTCTGCTGCGTATAAGATTTCCCGGCATCGGGCCAAAACCCAGTGCTAAATTGATACCAATGCTTGTGTTTTGACAATAGCTCATAATCGTGCCACCATTTACCGGAGTTGGTCCGGGAGCGCAATTTCCTTCAACCGGCGCGCAGTTGTCGATAGCCCCGCCCGGCCATGTGCAGGAGTGGGTGTGAGGCGAACCAAGATTATGGCCAAGTTCGTGGGTAAAGACTTTTACATCCCAGGAGTAAGCAGGGACAATTTTGTAGTTTCCGTAAATCATGTTCACACCATACGCTTTGTTACGGTCGTCCATGGCTTCCATATTGGCGTTTCCTCCACCCAAATTCCGGCAGGTTAAAAGATGCGCAAACTGCCCGGGAAAATTATTGTTTTTGGCATTCCAATAACTCTGAAATACGTTTAAGGCGTCATCCAGATTGGTTTGACTTGACGCATAAGGATCAAGTGTGTCCCAAATGTATAATCCTGAAATACGAAAAGCAATATTCTCGGCGCTAAACAAAGTCGCTACCTGATTGAACAACCCAAGGACATAAGCTGTCACATTAGCTTTGCTCCCGAACTTATCGTAGACAGTTTTGTCTGTTTCTATGTAAACACCCAGGTATTTGCATTCGTTTACTTCTGTTTCTTCTGCTACACGCAGGTTTTTTCTTTCAGTAAAATCCTTTTCTATTGAACCGCATAAAAACTGAAAGTTGGTAGTAATATCATCTTCATAGTAGAGAATATAACTCGTTTCGCTCGAAGCCGGATCTTGGTTTTTTCCTAAAATCCTGGTACCGGTACTGTCAATGATCATCCCGGACAACTCATTGTTTACTAAGCTTAAAGAGGCCAATGAATGCTCGTCGCCTTTTATTTTTCCCCGATAAAACTTGCTTTGATCAAGAATAGCCTGGGTTTGATTTTTATCAGTTGTATTGGTAATGTTAAAATCAGAGGAAGTGATGATAATCGGCGCCAGTTCCAGTTCAATTGGCAAATCTTCAATACCAGGAATTTCAATTTCCAGACTTTGTTCCTTTTTTGCAGTAAGGTCCCGGAATAGATTAACATTGAAACTTAGAGAAATCAAACGAGGATTTTGTTGGATTCCTTTCAGCTGAGTAGTTGAATTTTTTGTAAGAAAAGTCTTTGATGCCGAAATATCACTTATCGGTTGCTCTCTTTCTTTTGATATTTTTACAGACTGCGCCAGTGCGAGATTCACAGTCAAACAAATCAGCATTATACTAGTAAAAGTTCTAATCATTCGTTCTTTGTGGTGGTAGGTGTATTCTTTCAAAACCGCTTTTTACAACGATGTCAAGAATTTGTATAACAAAGAGATAAAGTTAAAACTTTTGAGTACATACTGTTGAATTTAAGTCATTTACTTATATTATTATTAAAAAATTAATAAACCAGTTCCTCCCAAAACGGCAGGAATAATCAATTTTGGGACCCAATTTTCTGCGCCATTGGAACGAAAATGCAATCCGGAAATCCTTTTTCATCGCTCGGATTCCTTTAATTAATTCTAGTATCATAACCGGACTTTCCGATTCGGTATCGTGACTTTCAATTCTGTCAAGCAGGTGCTGCGGTATACTTAATGCTGGAATTCTTTCAAAATATGCAATCTTTCTGTTACGCTAAAAGGGAAAATCACACCAGTACTTTCTGCCAATTAATCGGTTTCTAAAAACAAATGTTTTTTCATCTTTTAAAGATTCCCCAATTGTGCAAACCGTTTTCTTTACCATTTTTCAGAATCCAGGGAGTACCAAAATCATCCGATATATTTAGCTGCTGGCCATTAGCTTTTGGCTTTTTGGTTTACGACATTTTGAACCTTTAACAATATACGTAATGGGTCCTGCCGAGACTTTACAATCTTCGGTCTTCTTCTTTAATGGCCAGCTCGTTGATGCTTGCGAATCTTTTTTGCATTAATCCGTTTTCGTCAAATTCCCAGTTTTCATTTCCGTAGGCACGGAACCATTTTCCATCTTTGTCATGGTACTCATATTCAAACCGAACGGCGATACGGTTATCTGTAAATGCCCAAAGCTCTTTTTTTAATTTGTAGCTTAGTTCTTTTTGCCATTTTGTAGATAGAAATTTTACGACTTCTTCGCGGCCATTTATGAATTCAGAGCGGTTTCTCCACTCGGTATTTACAGTATAGGCGAGGGATACTCTTTCGGGATCCTGACTATTCCAGGCATCTTCTGCAAGCTGGACTTTTTGTGTTGCAGTTTCAAAATTAAACGGCGGTAAGGGAAGTTTCTGTATCATAGTGATGAGTGAAAAGTGATTGTATTATTGATTTTGCCGAATGAACCGGCCAGGCATTGGTAAATAATTTGCTCTCTATGATAGCACTTTCAAAAAGGAAATAAATATGATCACTGTCAATATTCGTATCCTTTAAAGTATTTCTGAAAAAATCCTGAACTTCGTTTTTATGTTGTTGAATAACAGTAAGTAAAACGGTATTTTCCTTCGGAATTTCAGATAGCATATTTAAAAATGAACAACCTCTGTATTCCTCTTTTTCATTCATTAAAGTAATGAAATCAAATGCTGCCAACACTTTTTCTTCTGCACTTTCCGATGTCGAGGTTGATTCTACAAGATTACTAAACCAGAAAATATGACGCTCATTCAGATAGGCTACGGCCATTTCTTCCTTGGAGCGGAAATGCTGATAAAGACTCGACTTTCCAACTCCCGATTCTTCAACAATTTGATTTACACCGGTGGCATTATAACCCTGATAATGAAACAAGTTTGACACTGTTTCCAAGATCCGTTCTCTGGGTTTTATCTCATTGTGTTTCATAATCTTGATATTCGAAAACAGAATAGTCCGTTTTTTTTGTTCGGACAAATATATGTATGCCCGATCCGGGTTCAACTGTAATAGTCAATGCATCTATGGTAGTAATCAGGGGAAAACAAGTGTTTTGTGATGCGTATAGGGCACAGAGTGTGAACAGTTTATGTTTATGAAAGCAACATTTGGTATGATCTGTTGTAGTCTTCCCGAAGCTGGGTAATTGATTTGGTGTTGACTGTTTGAACCCAAATATCAATCATTTGGAATCAGTGTTGAGGATAATGGTCTAGTTTTGACCAGCAGTATGAACACAATATATTTGAGCTTTTCCATAGATCGCGTACCAGAAATCAATATGAAGGAACCGGAATTGGCCTGGCGATTTGTAAGAAATTATTATCTAACCACGGCGGATTTATTTCAGCCCAAAGCGATCCGGGAGTTGGATATGTCTCCAATATATTCCTGCCTTATCAGTTGTAAATATCTTGTCACTTGACTTAATTCAGATTTAGACCAACAGCCAAACCTAAATATGGCTTGCCCTGATAGATCCAGAAATCTTTATTTTTATCCAGCAAATGGTCAATCGCACCGATAAGACCAAAGGTGAATTTGTTTACGCCCATTACCACAGCAACTCCTTTCGACCAGATCAGGCCGTCATATTCAATTGAAATCTGATTGTTTGTAACCCATGGATTCATGGCAGTAGCGCCAAACCCTGTGATAAAACCTCCCGAGATTCCAAAATGAGCAATTTTTTGACTGATCTTCCCTACAGGATTTGTTTTGTATGACAACCGGTAAGTGTCATTGCGATATCCCAGGTAAAGAATTCCATTGACATTGTTACTGAACTGTTTAGGAAATGACTGAGTCGATGGGCGAAACTTTATAGGAATTGTCATGAAATCGATGTCAAAACTGTTTTGCCAGTATTTATGACTTCCCGCTTCCTTTCCGGTATTTTTTAAAGTGTATGATTTCAGTGGTTTTACTGTCGTAGGAGGTAACCGGTGCCAGCCCTTTTTTAGCGAATAAACCGCAATGGAATCATTTGTATTTTCGATATAAACATGCTGTTTTTGATTATTTATTTTGGTTAAATATACACCGTCGTCAAATTTGAATTTCGGTGAATCTTTCAAGCCGGCACATCCACTAAGTAAAGTCACAAAAAAAAGTATAAAAAGAAAAAGAGCTGATGAAGTTTTAGTGCCGGTGTGATAATCTTGTAATGTTGAATTCATAAATGGCTGTAAGCTATGGTTAAATTAAATAGTTGTTAAAAGAGGTCTGATTTTAGCGTTTTCCAGGAAAAACAAAATACCGGGCACAAAATTTGATATCAGTATTCTATAAAAAATTTTACAACCATCCACTAAATAATTATACCTATGCCGAATAAAGCAAGCGCTGCGTTTGAAAAAATCGCAACAAAAATTACAAACTGGACAGGGAGTTCGCCAGCATTCATTACTGCATTTTTAATTATTCTTGTCTGGGGAGTAATGGGGCCGGTTTTTAAATATTCGGATACGTGGCAGCTGGTGATCAATACCTCGACCACAATTATTACTTTTTTGATGGTGTTTATTATTCAGAAATCCCAGAATAAAGATTCTAAAGCCGTTCATCTTAAACTGAATGAATTGATTGCGGCAAGCAGAC
The nucleotide sequence above comes from Dyadobacter subterraneus. Encoded proteins:
- a CDS encoding DUF1348 family protein; the encoded protein is MIQKLPLPPFNFETATQKVQLAEDAWNSQDPERVSLAYTVNTEWRNRSEFINGREEVVKFLSTKWQKELSYKLKKELWAFTDNRIAVRFEYEYHDKDGKWFRAYGNENWEFDENGLMQKRFASINELAIKEEDRRL
- a CDS encoding ATP-binding protein encodes the protein MFELFHRSRTRNQYEGTGIGLAICKKLLSNHGGFISAQSDPGVGYVSNIFLPYQL
- a CDS encoding low affinity iron permease family protein, translated to MPNKASAAFEKIATKITNWTGSSPAFITAFLIILVWGVMGPVFKYSDTWQLVINTSTTIITFLMVFIIQKSQNKDSKAVHLKLNELIAASRHASNRMVDIEDLTEDELNVLHKFYQKLSDISEDDQDIHHSHSIDAAEDLQKEKNSYKRVKKSDNVEEN
- a CDS encoding M12 family metallo-peptidase is translated as MNLALAQSVKISKEREQPISDISASKTFLTKNSTTQLKGIQQNPRLISLSFNVNLFRDLTAKKEQSLEIEIPGIEDLPIELELAPIIITSSDFNITNTTDKNQTQAILDQSKFYRGKIKGDEHSLASLSLVNNELSGMIIDSTGTRILGKNQDPASSETSYILYYEDDITTNFQFLCGSIEKDFTERKNLRVAEETEVNECKYLGVYIETDKTVYDKFGSKANVTAYVLGLFNQVATLFSAENIAFRISGLYIWDTLDPYASSQTNLDDALNVFQSYWNAKNNNFPGQFAHLLTCRNLGGGNANMEAMDDRNKAYGVNMIYGNYKIVPAYSWDVKVFTHELGHNLGSPHTHSCTWPGGAIDNCAPVEGNCAPGPTPVNGGTIMSYCQNTSIGINLALGFGPMPGNLIRSRISNNEALPVSNSVPSDLLAYNIAARSSRLQWNFSGSNTSHTIQYKTENSTGNWTEIQTTKNSILLSNLLPNTTYNWRVKGNCSAYTEIQTFATNNDQPTYCQPVDQCSKAIGVGLNSISINNIPLSVGSDCATGGYTFNSSAPVPQLVIGQSYAFNFSLIGYNFAQHIKAWIDYNNDGELSADELIAETKTSPSASFSGTFKIPDNQISLTTRIRIRSNYFYQNFNSCDNLSLGETEDYLVNFVPVTPLPVKFVSINVNRQNNKAILAWETTDEDGGFSFDIEKSINAKDFKSIGKIPENGPSSRNNKYTFSEEIAEQNVPAFYYRVKMPDNSDNIIYSRIVALNLNALANPDINIWPNPFQDYLRFSIKTQNKGLVHFTLYNIQGRAIKRGQKYLFPGETSYEMKNFPGLTAGNYILKINDDKNSYSKVLIKTP
- a CDS encoding TetR/AcrR family transcriptional regulator, giving the protein MSNLFHYQGYNATGVNQIVEESGVGKSSLYQHFRSKEEMAVAYLNERHIFWFSNLVESTSTSESAEEKVLAAFDFITLMNEKEEYRGCSFLNMLSEIPKENTVLLTVIQQHKNEVQDFFRNTLKDTNIDSDHIYFLFESAIIESKLFTNAWPVHSAKSIIQSLFTHHYDTETSLTAV